One part of the Acinetobacter sp. XS-4 genome encodes these proteins:
- a CDS encoding cytochrome b/b6 domain-containing protein — MSKTWSHIDILIRILHIIIMLGFIGAYFTGDNEDLHQVHMMFGYILLISIAVRVIWHFLSPRISSTTPFGIKKRSNIAINAIKKSLSHANFKSFFSKNSIHSISIALFQVSIVLIFLVIPVVVGLGYATEHVNFSLKDLHEFFANLFLALVLLHVSTLILNSIFAKRFQGWSMLKMTLLDAKITKFSALFLLILISTFSFFYLRM; from the coding sequence GATATTCTTATACGCATCTTACATATCATTATTATGCTTGGCTTTATTGGTGCTTACTTTACTGGAGATAATGAAGATCTACACCAAGTCCACATGATGTTTGGTTACATACTTCTTATTAGTATTGCTGTGAGAGTGATCTGGCATTTTTTGAGTCCACGTATTTCAAGTACAACACCGTTCGGTATTAAAAAGCGAAGTAACATAGCAATAAATGCGATCAAGAAATCCTTGAGCCATGCAAACTTTAAGAGTTTTTTTTCTAAAAATTCAATTCATTCAATCAGCATTGCACTCTTTCAAGTTTCAATTGTACTTATATTTCTCGTGATTCCAGTTGTGGTGGGATTAGGATATGCAACTGAACATGTTAATTTTTCTTTGAAAGACCTACACGAATTTTTTGCAAATTTGTTTTTAGCTTTGGTTTTGTTGCATGTTTCAACTCTTATTCTAAATAGCATTTTTGCAAAACGTTTTCAGGGCTGGAGTATGCTAAAAATGACCTTGTTAGATGCGAAAATAACTAAATTTTCTGCATTATTTCTTTTGATTCTGATAAGCACTTTTAGCTTCTTTTACTTACGAATGTAA